A genomic region of Magnetococcales bacterium contains the following coding sequences:
- a CDS encoding Hpt domain-containing protein → MSEDTPSSLVDSERIHLLRDKMGSSQLASLASVIADSGADLVTQVEVGMASGEALQISESSHRLKGMARNIGLVALGDLAAEIQDAAAQGKIDQARGPIQALKDRFDRSFLMFRASLQD, encoded by the coding sequence GTGTCCGAAGACACACCATCATCTCTCGTCGATTCCGAACGGATCCATCTGCTTCGGGATAAAATGGGCTCTTCCCAGCTCGCTTCTCTGGCCAGTGTCATCGCCGATAGTGGCGCAGACCTGGTGACGCAGGTGGAAGTGGGAATGGCCAGTGGCGAAGCCCTGCAGATCAGTGAATCCAGTCATCGCCTGAAAGGCATGGCCAGAAATATCGGCTTGGTCGCCTTGGGGGATCTGGCCGCTGAAATCCAGGATGCCGCAGCCCAAGGAAAGATCGATCAGGCGCGAGGGCCGATTCAAGCCCTCAAGGATCGATTTGATCGTTCCTTCCTGATGTTTCGGGCTTCCCTGCAAGATTGA